Proteins co-encoded in one Enterobacter sp. R4-368 genomic window:
- a CDS encoding C40 family peptidase gives MARIPKASITLCALLFTTISFTPLASASEQARASAVQKSHLAKASERKKKNTSQKTPKKNSRSPAEKTTSKKTTESKKAPANKKVTTSKKASKITSRRNTSSPLKTTAVTWTEKCTPRKGHKPHCVKVKSTNAIADVHKVRIQKAQKTAMSKLMNQIGKPYHWGGTSPSTGFDCSGLVYYAYKDLVKFRIPRTANEMYHLRDASPVNVAELESGDLVFFRTQGRGTADHVGVYVGNGKFIQSPRSGQDIQVTSLSEDYWQRHYVGARRVVTPKTIR, from the coding sequence GTGGCGCGGATACCAAAAGCTTCAATCACGCTCTGTGCTTTGTTGTTCACCACGATTTCTTTCACGCCATTAGCGAGTGCCTCTGAACAGGCGCGAGCGTCGGCCGTGCAAAAATCGCATCTGGCGAAAGCATCCGAACGTAAGAAAAAAAATACATCACAAAAGACACCAAAGAAAAACAGTCGCAGTCCGGCAGAAAAAACCACCAGCAAAAAAACAACGGAGAGTAAAAAAGCTCCGGCAAACAAAAAAGTTACTACCAGCAAAAAAGCCAGCAAAATCACCTCGCGTCGTAATACATCCAGCCCGTTAAAAACCACCGCCGTCACCTGGACTGAGAAATGTACGCCGCGCAAAGGCCACAAGCCGCATTGTGTGAAGGTTAAAAGCACTAACGCCATCGCCGATGTGCATAAAGTTCGCATTCAAAAAGCACAAAAAACCGCCATGTCCAAGCTGATGAATCAGATTGGCAAGCCTTATCACTGGGGCGGCACCTCACCAAGCACCGGTTTCGATTGCAGCGGTCTGGTCTATTACGCATATAAGGATCTGGTGAAATTCCGTATTCCGCGTACCGCCAATGAAATGTATCACCTGCGCGATGCATCGCCGGTGAATGTGGCGGAACTGGAGAGCGGCGATCTGGTGTTCTTCCGTACCCAGGGCCGTGGTACCGCCGATCACGTGGGCGTGTACGTCGGTAATGGTAAATTCATTCAGTCTCCGCGTAGCGGCCAGGACATTCAGGTTACCTCGCTGAGTGAAGATTACTGGCAGCGCCATTATGTTGGCGCGCGTCGCGTCGTGACGCCGAAAACCATTCGCTGA